GTACAGCTTGGCCGTATGTCGGCTTGCCACTAACTTTTGGAAAGCGGTAAGGTAAAATGCATGGTTGTTCCAGCACCTTCCTGACTCTTTATTTGCAGCTTGCTTCGGTGGAGCTCTAGGATTTGACTCGCTAAGCTTAGGCCTATTCCCCAGCCTCTGGAGTTGCTGCTTTTGCTCGCTTGACGCTCCTTTTGCATTGTCAAGATGTGCTCAATCTTTTCAGGAGACATTCCGATGCCGTTGTCGGCAACGCTTATGGTAACATGCTGATCTTCCACTTGGCTAGAGATGGTGATGCGGCCATCCTTTTTACTAAACTTAATGGCGTTGGATACAAGGTTGCGGATGGTTGAGGCAATGAGTTCCCGGTCGCAGGTAACCATTGCATCTTCAATCTCAAGCTTAAGTTCTATTTGGCGTTCGTCTACTGCTGTTTTGGAGAAGGTGCTCGCACTTTCGAGTATCGGTGCAAGCTGTACGATTTCGGGATGGTAGAAGTCGGTATTAGGTATTTTAATCCAGATAAGCAGGTTGTTTAGTAGTTCGTAGGTGTTGGAGGCCTCTTCCTCTATCTTCTTTAGGGCATCTTGCATGGCGCTCGAATCTTGTCCTGTTTCTAGCGTCGATTTTGAAAGAAATTTGATTCCTCCTATGGGAGTTCGAAGATCGTGGGCGATGATGGAAAGGATCCGCTCTTTCTTTGCGTTTAAATCCCTTACCTTTTTGATGTTGTCAGCCAGCTTCATGGTAGAGTTTAGACGGGCGTTCAGCTCTATCTTGTCGAAAGGCTTGCGGATAAAATCGAGCGCACCCGCTTCGAGGGCCGCCTTGAGGTGCTCGGAACTCACCATAACACCTGTACACATGAGAATGGGGATGTGTGCAATCTGCTCATCGCTCTTTACGAGCTTAATGTAGTCAATTCCATCTATCCCCGGCATCTCCCAATCGGTGATGATGAGATCGGGCATTTCTTTCTTGGTAATCCCCAATGCTTTGATGGCATTGTTGGCTAGCAGGATATCGTACTTCTGCTCAATTTCCTCGATTGACTCAACTATAAGCTGCAGGTTGTTGGCTTCGTCATCTACGATTAGAATCTTCTTTATGCTGTTCTCCCTCATATTCGTGCCCGGTACTTTTAAAAAACTTTTCAAAAGTACTTAATTTATGCTGTTATATACCGATTTGTTAAGAAAAGAATAGGAATTTATACCTATGTCGAGATGGTATAAATAGCTATATTAGCGCGATAAACAGGTTTACATGTTGATAAGGATAGCACTGGCTGAGGATAATGAGCTATTTCAAAAGGGGATGATCGCCGTTCTTAGAAAGATTCGGGATTTTAGCTTGGATATAGTGGTGGATAATGGGAGGGATTTGCTGGATAAACTTGCCTACGATGCGGGTATTGACGTTGTGCTGCTCGACATCATGATGCCCGAAATGAACGGAGTTGAGGCGGCTACTCAGATAAAAGAGCGCTATCCCGATATAAAAGTTTTAGCCATAACAATGGCCGATCAGGAGATTTACCTGCAGCAAATGCTGGAGGCTGGTGTAATGGGCTATGTCCTTAAAGATATAAAAGCTGAGTTTTTCGAAAAGGCTATCAGAACCGTTTACGAGGGTAAGAACTACTTTTCGGAGGAGCTGATTCCCCTTTTTGCCAGCAGAATGGTTGAAAGTAAGGCAAGCAGCAATGCCGACCAGCTGCTTACCAAGCGCGAGCGGGAGGTGGTAAACCTCATTGCTCAAGGTTTTTCCTCCGAGAAAATTGGCGATGTGCTCAACATCAGCGTTAAAACGGTTTCGAACCATCGGAATAACATCTACAGCAAGCTGAACGTGCAAAACACCTCGGAGCTTATTTCCTTTGCCTACAAAAATAGAATCTTGACAATAGACTAGGTAGTAATTCCTATCTGAGCTGGGTGCAAATAGCTACGTAACGGCTAGCTATTTGCACCC
The sequence above is a segment of the Alistipes sp. ZOR0009 genome. Coding sequences within it:
- a CDS encoding hybrid sensor histidine kinase/response regulator, whose translation is MRENSIKKILIVDDEANNLQLIVESIEEIEQKYDILLANNAIKALGITKKEMPDLIITDWEMPGIDGIDYIKLVKSDEQIAHIPILMCTGVMVSSEHLKAALEAGALDFIRKPFDKIELNARLNSTMKLADNIKKVRDLNAKKERILSIIAHDLRTPIGGIKFLSKSTLETGQDSSAMQDALKKIEEEASNTYELLNNLLIWIKIPNTDFYHPEIVQLAPILESASTFSKTAVDERQIELKLEIEDAMVTCDRELIASTIRNLVSNAIKFSKKDGRITISSQVEDQHVTISVADNGIGMSPEKIEHILTMQKERQASKSSNSRGWGIGLSLASQILELHRSKLQIKSQEGAGTTMHFTLPLSKS
- a CDS encoding response regulator — encoded protein: MLIRIALAEDNELFQKGMIAVLRKIRDFSLDIVVDNGRDLLDKLAYDAGIDVVLLDIMMPEMNGVEAATQIKERYPDIKVLAITMADQEIYLQQMLEAGVMGYVLKDIKAEFFEKAIRTVYEGKNYFSEELIPLFASRMVESKASSNADQLLTKREREVVNLIAQGFSSEKIGDVLNISVKTVSNHRNNIYSKLNVQNTSELISFAYKNRILTID